One part of the Rhodopirellula islandica genome encodes these proteins:
- a CDS encoding ABC transporter ATP-binding protein, with product MTTTSTATNPADATNESASSLGDVLCDIRDLHHRYGDHVAVDGIDLSVRAGEIVAVLGKNGSGKTTLFRVLSTLLPIQRGSVTLDGLNISEHVDAVRSRLGIIFQSPSLDIKLTVDENLRCQGALYGLSGRELTRRCDALLEQFSLTDRRRDLCQTLSGGLKRRVELAKGLLHQPRIMLLDEPSTGLDPGARLSLWDALQQLASDGVAVLLTTHLMEEAAKANRVILLDQGKKIADDAPSRLRADLGGGVLTIVPDELASAKAILQRELNLETQIVGETLRMPCDAPEIVAKVSAVLGSGVQSISIGRPNLEDVFVARTGKEFQ from the coding sequence ATGACTACGACCTCGACTGCAACAAACCCCGCTGACGCGACGAACGAGTCCGCGTCCTCCTTGGGTGATGTCCTCTGCGACATTCGCGACCTCCACCATCGCTACGGCGACCACGTGGCGGTCGACGGAATCGACCTCTCTGTGCGTGCTGGCGAGATCGTCGCGGTACTCGGCAAAAACGGCAGCGGCAAAACCACGCTGTTTCGCGTCCTCAGCACACTGTTGCCAATCCAACGCGGTAGCGTGACCCTCGATGGGCTGAACATCTCCGAACACGTCGACGCCGTTCGCAGCCGGCTTGGAATCATTTTCCAGTCCCCCAGCTTGGACATCAAACTGACGGTGGACGAAAATCTCCGCTGCCAGGGTGCGTTGTACGGTTTGTCGGGACGGGAACTCACCCGCCGCTGCGATGCTCTGTTGGAACAGTTCTCACTGACCGACCGACGTCGCGATCTTTGCCAAACACTTTCCGGCGGACTGAAACGTCGCGTCGAACTCGCCAAAGGCTTGCTCCATCAACCGCGAATCATGCTGCTGGACGAACCCAGCACAGGACTCGACCCAGGGGCTCGCCTGTCGCTGTGGGATGCGTTGCAACAACTCGCAAGTGACGGCGTGGCAGTGCTGCTGACGACTCACTTGATGGAAGAAGCCGCCAAAGCCAACCGCGTGATTTTGCTGGACCAAGGCAAGAAAATCGCCGACGACGCTCCTTCACGCTTGCGAGCGGATCTGGGTGGCGGCGTGCTGACGATCGTGCCCGATGAATTGGCTTCCGCGAAAGCGATCTTGCAACGCGAACTGAACCTGGAAACTCAAATCGTTGGCGAAACCCTTCGCATGCCATGCGATGCCCCGGAGATCGTCGCCAAAGTTTCCGCGGTGCTCGGCAGCGGCGTCCAATCGATCAGCATCGGGCGGCCCAACTTGGAAGATGTCTTTGTCGCTCGAACGGGGAAAGAATTCCAATGA
- a CDS encoding ABC transporter permease, with protein sequence MSAAAMKNDASANPGLTTSGMTTSARMGAAWMLARREWTRFFRQRNRVTAAIVQPLLFWLLFGTGLRGSFESAGGESFSQFFLPGTIGLIVLFTAIFATISVIEDRREGFMQSVLVSPAGRFPVLVGKVLGGAAIAWAQALIFLLLVYVVGAASIAWTFPLLLLLLAIIAIAMCALGMIVAWPMESTQGFHAIMMLGLMPMWLLAGTFFPIPAWSLSGPVVETGAATMGDWGGWLLAGIMQLNPLSYSMLELRRLLNPTLDLSSAGFAPSSTTCWTVTVVATIAVVLIAWRLMRGSRKADTMV encoded by the coding sequence ATGAGTGCTGCTGCGATGAAAAACGATGCTTCCGCCAATCCGGGTCTCACGACCTCGGGCATGACCACGTCCGCACGGATGGGCGCCGCGTGGATGCTCGCCCGCCGCGAATGGACTCGGTTCTTTCGCCAACGCAACCGCGTGACGGCCGCGATCGTGCAACCGCTGCTGTTCTGGTTGCTGTTTGGAACCGGCCTGCGAGGCTCCTTTGAATCCGCTGGCGGTGAAAGTTTTTCCCAGTTTTTCTTGCCGGGCACCATCGGCTTGATCGTCCTGTTCACCGCCATCTTTGCAACCATTTCGGTGATCGAAGACCGTCGCGAAGGCTTCATGCAATCGGTGTTGGTCTCGCCTGCCGGACGCTTCCCAGTCTTGGTGGGCAAGGTGCTCGGCGGTGCCGCGATCGCCTGGGCTCAAGCGTTGATCTTCCTGCTGCTGGTGTACGTGGTCGGTGCGGCTTCGATTGCCTGGACGTTCCCGTTGCTGTTGCTGCTGTTGGCCATCATTGCCATCGCGATGTGCGCCCTGGGAATGATCGTGGCCTGGCCAATGGAAAGCACCCAAGGCTTTCATGCCATCATGATGCTGGGCTTGATGCCGATGTGGTTGTTGGCTGGAACGTTCTTTCCCATCCCCGCCTGGAGCCTCTCGGGACCGGTGGTCGAAACGGGTGCGGCAACGATGGGCGACTGGGGTGGCTGGCTGCTCGCGGGCATCATGCAACTCAATCCACTCAGCTACTCCATGCTGGAACTACGTCGACTGCTGAACCCAACCTTGGACCTTTCCTCGGCAGGCTTCGCGCCGTCCTCCACAACTTGCTGGACGGTCACGGTGGTTGCCACCATTGCGGTTGTGCTCATCGCATGGCGGTTGATGCGAGGCAGCCGCAAGGCAGATACGATGGTTTGA